In a single window of the Flavobacterium sp. W4I14 genome:
- a CDS encoding peptidyl-prolyl cis-trans isomerase D (product_source=KO:K03770; cath_funfam=1.10.4030.10,3.10.50.40; cog=COG0760; ko=KO:K03770; pfam=PF13616,PF13623; superfamily=54534; transmembrane_helix_parts=Inside_1_11,TMhelix_12_34,Outside_35_694), with product MGLMTFLRNRAGYILVFAIGFAIVAFLVGDAINVGKPFWAADQKVVGSIDGKDISIDEFGPKVDQGVNQMKQQYGGSANAQMTAMAVDQAWNAELAKVLLTKEYDRLGLTVSEDELVDLLQGQNPSPLIKQYFSNPQTGQLDRATLMNFLKSKEPQALQQSNMLQEEIKNQALQTKYSNLIRNSVYVTSLEATDEYTNRNKLANFKYVSLDYTSIPDASVKLTDNDYSEYYEQNKARFNNPQETRAFEYVTFSISPTKADSLAIKTQVDKIAADFQVAKNDSLFAAINSDVKVPFTYITKGKLDPAVDSAVFALPAGSFYGPKLTGNSYKIVKVVSTRISPDSVKASHILIDPAKVGGEDKALKLADSLKALILKGANFAELAKNYSVDGSKDKGGELPTFARGAMVPEFENAAFDGKAGDLKVVKSQFGYHILKIEKQIGSSKVAKLAYVEKALNASSKTQAAAYKAASNFLTDVKGNDFSKFAAQKGLKVAVADKVASTQGFAAGLDNPRKLIQDAYAADKGDVLPEIYTMSNAYVVARLTTISPKGVLSLADVKKEIEPMVINAVKAKQLKEKLANAGKGSIDQVAAKVARPVNPVQNVVFANPVIPGVAQENALVGSVFGSQPGKLSAPVQGERGVYVFSVDGFTNPAPIANMFKQKESMMLSLGQRSLGSAFQALQENAKIKDNRVKFY from the coding sequence ATGGGATTAATGACATTTTTGCGTAACCGTGCAGGCTATATTCTAGTTTTTGCCATCGGTTTTGCAATTGTTGCATTTTTAGTAGGTGATGCAATTAACGTGGGTAAACCTTTTTGGGCAGCAGATCAAAAAGTTGTAGGATCAATTGATGGTAAGGATATCAGTATTGATGAATTCGGACCAAAGGTTGATCAAGGTGTAAACCAGATGAAACAGCAATATGGCGGCAGTGCAAATGCACAGATGACTGCTATGGCTGTTGACCAGGCATGGAATGCAGAGTTGGCAAAAGTTTTGTTGACTAAAGAGTATGATCGTTTAGGTTTAACAGTTTCTGAAGATGAACTGGTAGATTTATTGCAAGGTCAAAACCCTAGCCCCCTAATTAAACAATATTTCTCTAATCCTCAGACAGGACAATTAGACCGTGCTACCTTGATGAACTTTCTAAAATCGAAAGAACCTCAGGCTTTGCAGCAATCTAATATGTTACAGGAAGAAATTAAAAACCAGGCCCTTCAGACAAAATATTCTAACCTGATCCGTAATTCGGTTTATGTAACTTCTTTAGAAGCTACTGATGAATATACCAACCGCAATAAACTGGCTAATTTTAAATATGTAAGTTTAGATTATACTTCTATTCCTGATGCTTCTGTTAAATTAACAGACAACGACTACTCAGAATATTATGAGCAGAACAAAGCACGTTTTAACAATCCACAGGAAACACGTGCTTTCGAGTATGTTACTTTCAGTATCAGTCCAACCAAAGCAGATTCATTGGCGATTAAAACTCAGGTAGACAAAATTGCTGCTGATTTCCAGGTGGCTAAAAATGATTCACTTTTCGCAGCCATCAATTCGGACGTAAAAGTTCCGTTTACTTATATCACAAAAGGCAAGTTAGATCCTGCGGTTGATTCAGCAGTATTCGCTTTACCTGCAGGCAGTTTTTACGGTCCGAAATTAACAGGTAACTCATACAAAATTGTAAAAGTAGTATCTACCCGTATTTCTCCTGATTCGGTGAAAGCAAGCCACATCTTAATCGATCCGGCTAAAGTGGGTGGCGAAGATAAAGCACTTAAGTTAGCTGATTCATTAAAAGCATTAATTTTAAAAGGTGCTAACTTTGCAGAACTGGCTAAAAACTACAGTGTTGATGGTTCGAAAGACAAAGGTGGCGAATTGCCAACTTTTGCCCGCGGTGCTATGGTACCTGAGTTTGAGAATGCTGCATTTGATGGTAAAGCCGGCGATCTTAAAGTAGTAAAATCTCAGTTTGGCTACCACATCCTTAAAATCGAAAAACAGATCGGTTCATCTAAAGTGGCTAAATTAGCTTACGTAGAAAAAGCATTAAATGCAAGCAGCAAAACCCAGGCAGCAGCTTACAAAGCCGCAAGCAATTTCTTAACGGATGTAAAAGGTAACGACTTTAGCAAATTTGCTGCACAAAAAGGATTAAAAGTTGCTGTTGCTGATAAGGTTGCATCGACACAAGGATTTGCAGCTGGATTGGATAACCCACGTAAATTAATTCAAGATGCTTATGCAGCAGATAAAGGTGATGTATTACCTGAAATTTATACCATGAGCAACGCTTATGTTGTGGCCCGTTTAACTACAATCAGTCCAAAAGGTGTTTTATCATTAGCTGATGTGAAGAAGGAAATTGAGCCAATGGTAATTAATGCAGTTAAAGCAAAACAATTAAAAGAAAAATTAGCCAACGCAGGTAAAGGAAGTATCGATCAGGTTGCAGCTAAAGTTGCACGTCCGGTTAATCCAGTACAAAACGTGGTGTTTGCTAATCCGGTAATTCCAGGTGTAGCACAGGAAAATGCTTTAGTAGGAAGCGTTTTCGGTTCACAGCCAGGTAAACTATCTGCTCCCGTTCAGGGTGAACGTGGTGTTTATGTATTTTCAGTAGATGGATTTACAAATCCTGCACCAATTGCAAATATGTTTAAACAAAAAGAAAGCATGATGTTAAGTTTAGGACAGCGTTCATTAGGATCGGCTTTCCAGGCTTTACAGGAAAATGCCAAGATAAAAGACAATCGTGTGAAATTCTATTAA
- a CDS encoding hypothetical protein (product_source=Hypo-rule applied; pfam=PF10652): MEIQENIINKVANSGLITLNLEDFYHKGERVVYDIVDNLFHGLMLREKDFREFIKNHDWAQYQDKNVAIICSADAIVPTWAYMLLANKLKPYANEVVFGDLNTLEAVLFTKALAKINPQDYANERVVVKGCGDIDVPVSAYVEVTNLLTPVVKSIMFGRALLYGSRI, translated from the coding sequence ATGGAAATTCAGGAAAACATCATTAATAAAGTAGCTAATAGCGGTTTAATAACCTTAAATCTGGAAGATTTTTATCATAAAGGCGAAAGAGTGGTTTATGATATTGTAGATAATCTATTTCATGGTTTAATGTTGAGGGAAAAGGATTTTAGAGAATTTATCAAAAATCACGATTGGGCGCAATATCAGGATAAGAATGTAGCCATTATCTGTTCGGCTGATGCAATTGTACCTACCTGGGCTTATATGCTGCTGGCGAATAAATTAAAGCCATACGCCAACGAGGTGGTGTTTGGCGATTTAAATACATTGGAAGCCGTTTTATTTACCAAGGCGTTGGCTAAAATTAATCCGCAAGATTATGCTAACGAGCGTGTGGTGGTAAAAGGATGTGGCGATATCGATGTTCCGGTTTCAGCCTATGTTGAAGTAACCAACCTGCTTACGCCAGTAGTTAAAAGCATCATGTTTGGGCGAGCCTTGCTCTACGGTTCCCGTATATAA